One stretch of Streptomyces sp. MMBL 11-1 DNA includes these proteins:
- a CDS encoding helix-hairpin-helix domain-containing protein, whose translation MTALPGETPGTVGTDTPQDTVSPPDAGAEGPEHAEAPDAPDAPDAPDAPDAPEGFEPSGTSEDAEDDGEDGAEDGEDGAEAGATAEAAPAAELSEAQAELAAQRELRERIEKRKAEKAAPIAAGTGLSGTAADLLAAVRAVESGEKAGTAFFDRPATPPAARRPAPAAAQPPRTPVPEAAPVARAAAPEALDAVRAVLAEGEAPEALARPAVDALGEQAAELLRTDPWQLLAVSGVRPEQADGFARALLGAGCGPDDGRRTAALVGWLLERAALQGHTALDARAVRAALAERAVGDPDAAVRDAVEEGVALVFQEDDEPATDDTGTMDGEADEAGLAEAADTEREPVQVLLGLDRYALAEESLADGLARLVNACEKAADWAEAAAAAPSPSAAELIRTTAAAGLVAHSGGEAARAEPAALIAAARGLGLRALGATHSEDGRRRLAAATGDPDAAVTLAGLLSGAQGPGRDEDGALALDLLVVLDAPQLDVEGAAVLVEALADGARLVLSGDPGVLGSAGAGRVFADVLASRACPQVVSRTPDPGPIGELVSGIGIGELNQVDAPGKEVVIVPVRDAGEAVHRTVQLVADSVPRAFSIPAEETQVITVGHGGAAGTRVLNEALKRRLNPGPGRFGGFDPGDRVVHVPAPGRAVPGVVRSADAEGLRLDCGGVPVVVPQERVETSVRHGWALSAHQAAGMRWPAAVVVLPGDAAQGLSRPWVYTAFGRGERHLSVVHGVDQALPHAVAQVPAQERTTRLRALLEALPTPEASS comes from the coding sequence GTGACTGCGCTTCCCGGGGAGACCCCCGGCACCGTCGGCACGGACACACCACAGGACACCGTGTCCCCGCCCGATGCCGGTGCCGAAGGCCCCGAGCACGCCGAAGCGCCCGACGCGCCTGATGCGCCTGATGCGCCCGACGCGCCTGATGCGCCTGAAGGCTTCGAGCCCTCGGGCACCTCGGAGGACGCGGAGGACGACGGGGAGGACGGCGCGGAGGACGGAGAGGACGGCGCCGAGGCCGGGGCGACCGCCGAGGCCGCTCCCGCCGCCGAGCTCTCGGAGGCGCAGGCCGAGCTGGCCGCCCAGCGCGAGCTGCGCGAGCGGATCGAGAAGCGCAAGGCGGAGAAAGCCGCGCCCATCGCCGCCGGCACGGGTCTGAGCGGCACGGCCGCCGATCTGCTCGCGGCCGTCCGGGCCGTGGAGAGCGGCGAAAAGGCGGGCACCGCGTTCTTCGACCGGCCCGCCACGCCCCCGGCCGCCCGGCGCCCCGCACCGGCCGCCGCGCAGCCGCCCCGGACCCCCGTGCCCGAGGCCGCCCCCGTGGCACGGGCCGCCGCGCCGGAGGCCCTGGACGCGGTGCGCGCGGTGCTCGCGGAGGGCGAGGCCCCCGAGGCGCTGGCCCGCCCGGCCGTGGACGCGCTCGGTGAGCAGGCGGCCGAGCTGCTGCGCACCGACCCCTGGCAGTTGCTGGCCGTGTCCGGCGTGCGGCCGGAACAGGCCGACGGTTTCGCGCGAGCCCTGCTGGGCGCCGGTTGCGGCCCGGACGACGGCCGCAGGACAGCGGCCCTGGTCGGCTGGCTGCTGGAGCGCGCGGCCCTCCAGGGCCACACGGCCCTGGACGCCCGGGCCGTACGGGCCGCGCTCGCCGAGCGTGCGGTGGGCGATCCGGACGCGGCCGTGCGGGACGCCGTCGAGGAGGGCGTCGCCCTGGTATTCCAGGAGGACGACGAGCCGGCGACGGACGACACCGGGACGATGGACGGCGAAGCGGACGAAGCGGGCCTCGCGGAGGCCGCCGACACCGAGCGGGAGCCGGTCCAGGTGCTGCTGGGCCTGGACCGCTACGCGCTGGCCGAGGAGAGCCTCGCCGACGGCCTGGCCCGGCTGGTCAACGCCTGTGAGAAGGCCGCCGACTGGGCGGAGGCGGCCGCCGCGGCCCCGAGCCCGTCGGCCGCGGAGCTGATCCGTACGACCGCCGCGGCCGGACTGGTCGCGCACAGCGGCGGCGAGGCGGCCCGGGCCGAGCCCGCCGCCCTGATCGCGGCGGCGCGCGGCCTGGGGCTGCGGGCCCTGGGAGCCACCCACAGCGAGGACGGCCGCCGGCGGCTCGCGGCGGCCACCGGCGATCCGGACGCGGCGGTCACGCTGGCCGGCCTGCTGTCGGGTGCGCAGGGCCCCGGCCGGGACGAGGACGGGGCGCTGGCCCTGGACCTGCTGGTCGTGCTGGACGCCCCGCAGCTGGACGTGGAGGGTGCGGCGGTCCTGGTCGAGGCGCTGGCCGACGGAGCCCGGCTGGTGCTGAGCGGTGACCCCGGCGTGCTGGGCTCCGCGGGCGCCGGGCGGGTCTTCGCCGATGTGCTGGCGTCCCGCGCCTGTCCGCAGGTCGTCTCCCGCACCCCGGATCCCGGGCCGATCGGCGAGCTGGTCTCCGGTATCGGCATCGGCGAGCTGAACCAGGTCGACGCCCCGGGCAAGGAGGTGGTGATCGTCCCGGTCCGCGACGCGGGCGAGGCCGTCCACCGCACCGTGCAGCTGGTCGCCGACTCGGTGCCCCGGGCGTTCTCCATCCCCGCCGAGGAGACCCAGGTGATCACCGTGGGCCACGGCGGGGCCGCCGGGACCAGGGTGCTGAACGAGGCGCTGAAGCGACGGCTCAACCCGGGCCCCGGCCGGTTCGGCGGTTTCGATCCGGGCGACCGCGTGGTCCATGTGCCCGCGCCCGGCCGGGCGGTGCCCGGGGTGGTGCGCTCGGCCGACGCCGAGGGGCTGCGGCTGGACTGCGGGGGTGTCCCCGTCGTCGTACCGCAGGAGCGGGTGGAGACGTCGGTGCGGCACGGCTGGGCCCTCAGCGCGCATCAGGCGGCCGGGATGCGCTGGCCCGCCGCGGTCGTGGTGCTGCCGGGCGACGCGGCGCAGGGGCTGAGCAGGCCGTGGGTGTACACCGCGTTCGGCCGGGGCGAGCGGCATCTGTCCGTGGTCCACGGGGTGGACCAGGCGCTCCCGCACGCGGTGGCGCAGGTCCCGGCCCAGGAGCGGACGACCCGGCTGCGCGCGCTGCTGGAGGCGCTCCCGACGCCCGAGGCGTCGTCCTGA
- a CDS encoding DUF5703 family protein, whose translation MPEYEFVDVYVPRGVSRKEAARLLTDHAEYGHWELDRLTLRRDGSRRVRLRRRIIRQLRASW comes from the coding sequence ATGCCGGAATACGAATTCGTCGACGTGTACGTGCCGCGCGGGGTCTCCCGCAAGGAAGCGGCCCGACTCCTGACCGACCACGCCGAGTACGGACACTGGGAGCTGGACCGCCTGACGCTCCGCAGGGACGGCAGCCGCAGAGTGCGGCTGCGCAGACGGATCATCCGTCAGCTGCGGGCCAGCTGGTGA
- a CDS encoding chaplin family protein, whose protein sequence is MRQVTRKGLITMAAAGGVLALSGGYAHADSGAAGTASGSPGVLSGNSVQVPIDIPVNVCGNSVSVGGLLNPAYGNDCGNGSAASDRSGHSSAAPQERSVPGGSGNGARAGDTTASDGHSGASDRHSEPGTGRHRAPGGGATAEGTAQGSPGILSGNTVQAPIDIPVNVCGNSVTIGGLLNPVFGNSCSNDAEVPPPSPEQPEKPPVTPEKPVVPPANQPPEPNAPEPQHFPEEQLAQTGGGGLELLIPASAGLLLAGAGSVLYRRSRSAA, encoded by the coding sequence ATGCGACAGGTCACTCGTAAAGGCCTGATCACCATGGCGGCTGCGGGCGGAGTGCTCGCGCTGAGCGGCGGATACGCCCACGCCGACTCCGGGGCGGCCGGTACCGCCTCCGGCTCACCGGGCGTGCTGTCCGGGAACTCGGTGCAGGTCCCGATCGACATCCCGGTCAACGTCTGCGGCAACTCCGTCAGCGTCGGCGGTCTGCTGAACCCCGCTTACGGAAACGACTGCGGAAACGGATCAGCAGCGTCCGACCGCTCCGGGCACAGCTCGGCGGCTCCCCAGGAACGCTCGGTCCCCGGCGGCTCCGGCAACGGCGCCCGGGCCGGCGACACCACTGCCTCGGACGGCCACTCCGGCGCGTCGGACCGGCACTCCGAGCCCGGCACCGGCCGTCACCGGGCCCCGGGCGGCGGCGCCACGGCCGAGGGGACCGCCCAGGGCTCGCCCGGCATCCTCTCCGGCAACACGGTCCAGGCACCGATCGACATCCCCGTGAACGTCTGCGGGAACAGCGTCACCATCGGCGGACTGCTGAACCCCGTCTTCGGCAACAGCTGCTCCAACGACGCAGAGGTTCCGCCCCCGTCGCCCGAGCAGCCGGAGAAGCCCCCGGTCACGCCGGAGAAGCCGGTCGTCCCGCCGGCCAACCAGCCCCCCGAGCCGAACGCCCCCGAGCCCCAGCACTTCCCTGAGGAGCAGCTCGCGCAGACCGGTGGGGGCGGGCTCGAACTGCTCATCCCGGCCAGTGCGGGACTGCTGCTCGCCGGCGCGGGATCGGTTCTCTACCGCCGCTCGCGCAGCGCCGCCTGA